In one Brienomyrus brachyistius isolate T26 chromosome 5, BBRACH_0.4, whole genome shotgun sequence genomic region, the following are encoded:
- the LOC125742458 gene encoding stannin-like, with protein sequence MSTAMDHSPTTGVVTVIVTLIAIAALGALILGCWCYLHLQRIGQPEDEESIVGEGESKEPFLLVQYSAKGPRVEHKTKLTPNGTETHS encoded by the coding sequence ATGTCCACGGCCATGGACCACAGCCCCACCACCGGGGTGGTGACGGTCATCGTCAccctcatcgccatcgctgcCCTGGGCGCCCTGATCCTGGGCTGCTGGTGTTACTTGCACCTGCAACGCATTGGGCAGCCTGAGGACGAGGAGAGCATCGTGGGCGAGGGCGAGTCTAAGGAGCCCTTCCTGCTGGTGCAGTACTCCGCCAAAGGCCCGCGGGTGGAGCACAAGACCAAGCTGACCCCAAACGGCACTGAAACCCACAGTTAG
- the LOC125743095 gene encoding lipopolysaccharide-induced tumor necrosis factor-alpha factor homolog isoform X1 — MQNIMATASPPVEELPSGLPPLPSYEEAVRLPNIPNPVPPPPDYAKTMQESYPPQVNSPPPVISPPQVTVQNVVWEQALGEGPVQIQCPACLQVVVTRLEHSSGILTWVLCASLFIVGCSYGCCLIPFCWDGLKDVTHYCPSCNYVLGVFRRL; from the exons ATGCAGAACATTATGGCAACAGCTTCACCACCGGTAGAAGAGCTTCCTTCAGGCCTGCCTCCACTACCTTCATATGAAGAAGCTGTGAGGCTCCCAAACATCCCGAACCCAGTGCCACCTCCACCAGACTATGCCAAGACCATGCAAGAGTCGTATCCACCACAGGTGAACAGTCCACCCCCAGTAATTAGTCCACCACAAG TGACTGTGCAGAACGTGGTCTGGGAGCAGGCTCTGGGGGAGGGTCCAGTGCAGATCCAGTGTCCAGCGTGCCTGCAGGTGGTGGTGACCCGGCTGGAGCACAGCTCCGGCATCCTCACCTGGGTCCTCTGTGCTAGCCTCTTTATCGTGGG CTGTTCCTATGGGTGCTGCCTGATTCCGTTCTGTTGGGACGGACTGAAGGACGTGACACATTACTGTCCCAGCTGCAACTACGTCCTGGGAGTCTTCAGGCGCTTGTGA
- the LOC125743095 gene encoding lipopolysaccharide-induced tumor necrosis factor-alpha factor homolog isoform X2: MATASPPVEELPSGLPPLPSYEEAVRLPNIPNPVPPPPDYAKTMQESYPPQVNSPPPVISPPQVTVQNVVWEQALGEGPVQIQCPACLQVVVTRLEHSSGILTWVLCASLFIVGCSYGCCLIPFCWDGLKDVTHYCPSCNYVLGVFRRL; the protein is encoded by the exons ATGGCAACAGCTTCACCACCGGTAGAAGAGCTTCCTTCAGGCCTGCCTCCACTACCTTCATATGAAGAAGCTGTGAGGCTCCCAAACATCCCGAACCCAGTGCCACCTCCACCAGACTATGCCAAGACCATGCAAGAGTCGTATCCACCACAGGTGAACAGTCCACCCCCAGTAATTAGTCCACCACAAG TGACTGTGCAGAACGTGGTCTGGGAGCAGGCTCTGGGGGAGGGTCCAGTGCAGATCCAGTGTCCAGCGTGCCTGCAGGTGGTGGTGACCCGGCTGGAGCACAGCTCCGGCATCCTCACCTGGGTCCTCTGTGCTAGCCTCTTTATCGTGGG CTGTTCCTATGGGTGCTGCCTGATTCCGTTCTGTTGGGACGGACTGAAGGACGTGACACATTACTGTCCCAGCTGCAACTACGTCCTGGGAGTCTTCAGGCGCTTGTGA
- the cpsf4 gene encoding cleavage and polyadenylation specificity factor subunit 4 isoform X2, translating into MQDLIATVDHIKFDLELAVEQQLGAQPLPFPGMDKSGAAVCEFFMKAACLKGGMCPFRHISGEKTVVCKHWLRGLCKKGDQCEFLHEYDMTKMPECYFYSKFGECSNKECPFLHIDPESKIKDCPWYDRGFCKHGPDCRHRHTRRVICVNYLVGFCPEGRSCKFMHPRFELPMGTAEQQPLPQQAQNQQKQYQRTPQVIGAVHSNNNTTGHRGPRPLEQVTCYKCGEKGHYANKCTKGHLAFLSGQ; encoded by the exons ATGCAGGACTTAATAGCTACAGTGGATCATATCAAATTTGATCTGGAACTTGCTGTTGAGCAGCAACTGGGCGCTCAGCCTTTACCCTTCCCAGGAATGGACA AATCAGGAGCGGCTGTGTGTGAATTTTTCATGAAAGCAGCCTGTTTAAAGG GCGGCATGTGTCCATTCCGCCATATCAGCGGGGAGAAAACAGTGGTTTGTAAGCACTGGCTACGGGGTCTCTGTAAAAAAGGCGACCAGTGCGAGTTCCTCCATGAGTACGACATGACCAAGATGCCCGAGTGTTATTTCTACTCCAAGTTCG GTGAGTGCAGTAATAAGGAATGTCCATTCTTGCACATTGACCCTGAGTCAAAGATTAAGGACTGTCCCTGGTATGACAGAGGATTCTGCAAACATG GTCCTGACTGCAGACACCGACACACCAGGAGAGTTATCTGTGTCAACTACCTGGTGGGCTTTTGTCCAGAAGGCCGGTCTTGCAAATTTATGCA CCCACGGTTTGAGTTACCCATGGGGACCGCTGAACAGCAACCGCTACCACAGCAAGCCCAGAACCAGCAAAAG CAATACCAGAGGACGCCACAAGTCATTGGGGCCGTGCACTCAAACAACAACACGACTGGGCACAGAGGACCACGCCCACTGGAACAGGTCACATGTTACAAG TGTGGAGAGAAGGGGCACTATGCCAACAAATGCACAAAAGGACATCTGGCCTTCCTGAGCGGACAGTGA
- the cpsf4 gene encoding cleavage and polyadenylation specificity factor subunit 4 isoform X1, producing the protein MQDLIATVDHIKFDLELAVEQQLGAQPLPFPGMDKSGAAVCEFFMKAACLKGGMCPFRHISGEKTVVCKHWLRGLCKKGDQCEFLHEYDMTKMPECYFYSKFGECSNKECPFLHIDPESKIKDCPWYDRGFCKHGPDCRHRHTRRVICVNYLVGFCPEGRSCKFMHPRFELPMGTAEQQPLPQQAQNQQKLNIQPMNMRSSSSLIQLTNSKVNTNHQQQYQRTPQVIGAVHSNNNTTGHRGPRPLEQVTCYKCGEKGHYANKCTKGHLAFLSGQ; encoded by the exons ATGCAGGACTTAATAGCTACAGTGGATCATATCAAATTTGATCTGGAACTTGCTGTTGAGCAGCAACTGGGCGCTCAGCCTTTACCCTTCCCAGGAATGGACA AATCAGGAGCGGCTGTGTGTGAATTTTTCATGAAAGCAGCCTGTTTAAAGG GCGGCATGTGTCCATTCCGCCATATCAGCGGGGAGAAAACAGTGGTTTGTAAGCACTGGCTACGGGGTCTCTGTAAAAAAGGCGACCAGTGCGAGTTCCTCCATGAGTACGACATGACCAAGATGCCCGAGTGTTATTTCTACTCCAAGTTCG GTGAGTGCAGTAATAAGGAATGTCCATTCTTGCACATTGACCCTGAGTCAAAGATTAAGGACTGTCCCTGGTATGACAGAGGATTCTGCAAACATG GTCCTGACTGCAGACACCGACACACCAGGAGAGTTATCTGTGTCAACTACCTGGTGGGCTTTTGTCCAGAAGGCCGGTCTTGCAAATTTATGCA CCCACGGTTTGAGTTACCCATGGGGACCGCTGAACAGCAACCGCTACCACAGCAAGCCCAGAACCAGCAAAAG CTAAATATTCAGCCCATGAATATGAGGTCGTCCTCGTCATTGATCCAGTTAACCAATTCTAAAGTCAACACCAACCACCAACAGCAATACCAGAGGACGCCACAAGTCATTGGGGCCGTGCACTCAAACAACAACACGACTGGGCACAGAGGACCACGCCCACTGGAACAGGTCACATGTTACAAG TGTGGAGAGAAGGGGCACTATGCCAACAAATGCACAAAAGGACATCTGGCCTTCCTGAGCGGACAGTGA
- the ptcd1 gene encoding pentatricopeptide repeat-containing protein 1, mitochondrial — translation MSLRFIIRGRAILNHSLKYYTGSSWENHGGNLSVFKSVTSENIVFGHNRRFSSSVTSQNNSHNHKVDQRGLSPSDVCDKDTNIGTGHGFGSLSSKFSSRKFFRKTSPEVQDYAHSSENAEDEAEVRPRPVRRNTQYWYFLQCKKLIKKNKLAEALDMFETQMLKVERLHPEEFNYTVLIGGCGRVGYVKKAFRLYSDMKKRGLVPTDATYTALFNACAESPWKESGLQQALSLQQELRRKNMRLSTVTYHALLKTHALCSDLRGCFHVLREMLQGGHIITHETFNFLLMGCIKDKKDGFRLSLQVWRQMLKCGIKPNLHSYNLLLRAARDCGIGDPDVASRLLLRDDGASHPKATRRGRGSRERERVLEPHVMDFDVDAFERQVFVEEDPGGCDTTGHGGGAVSDRGGLDGTSPSEQTGSRQHDNPGQLPSPALSRVCHNQPAPIQCLGENLPNLLNVGGVHSNVVSLGSMAHPCDRLALMGGMEGFLKRMLSDSQTPDIKTLTLLGEVTESGDVAEASLLAVSEQYRLKLDVAFFNTLVRKRARAGDLNGAKALIPRLADKGLTADLQTYCSLAVGCSRKEDGLQLLSEMQASGIVPNAHVYSALISSASKRLDYIYLKEILKSMKHNKVAPTEVVIRQLEFVAQYPQKYDRYKSRNTYLDKIDGFRGYYAHWLKSMPGQETPHPWERFKVPTGEPEDVREEKNQAKE, via the exons ATGTCTCTAAGGTTTATTATACGCGGAAGAGCTATTCTCAACCATAGTCTCAAATACTATACTGGGTCATCTTGGGAAAATCATGGGGGAAATTTGTCAGTATTTAAATCCGTGACGTCGGAGAATATTGTATTTGGACACAATAGAAGATTTAGTTCATCCGTCACTTCACAAAATAATTCCCATAATCACAAGGTGGATCAGAGGGGTCTATCACCTTCAGATGTCTGTGACAAGGACACGAATATTGGAACCGGACATGGCTTTGGGTCCCTCTCTTCGAAGTTTTCATCCCGAAAGTTTTTTCGCAAGACGTCACCCGAAGTCCAAGATTATGCGCACAGCAGTGAAAATGCAGAGGATGAAGCTGAAGTGCGACCCAGACCAGTCAGAAGAAACACCCAGTACTGGTATTTCCTTCAGTGTAAGAAGCTGATAAAGAAAAACAAG CTGGCTGAGGCACTGGACATGTTTGAGACGCAGATGCTGAAGGTTGAGCGGCTGCATCCAGAGGAATTCAATTACACTGTGTTGATAGGGGGCTGCGGTCGTGTCGGCTATGTCAAAAAGGCTTTCAGGCTTTACAGTGAT ATGAAGAAGCGGGGTCTTGTCCCCACCGACGCGACCTACACCGCTCTGTTCAACGCCTGTGCCGAGTCTCCTTGGAAGGAGTCCGGCCTTCAGCAGGCCCTCAGCCTTCAGCAAGAGCTCAGGAGGAAGAACATGCGGCTGAGCACCGTCACGTACCACGCTCTGCTCAAGACCCACGCGCTCTGCTCCGACCTCCGGGGCTGTTTCCACGTACTGCGG GAGATGCTGCAGGGTGGCCACATCATCACACATGAGACATTCAACTTTTTGCTGATGGGATGCATTAAAGACAAAAAAGATGGTTTCAGGCTCTCCTTACAG gtTTGGCGCCAGATGCTGAAATGTGGAATAAAACCCAATTTGCACAGTTATAACCTGCTCCTCCGCGCCGCCCGGGACTGTGGCATCGGCGACCCGGATGTGGCCTCCCGTCTGCTGCTGAGGGATGATGGGGCGTCGCACCCCAAGGCGACGAGGCGAGGACGGGGGTCGAGGGAGCGTGAAAGAGTTCTGGAACCGCACGTGATGGATTTCGACGTGGATGCTTTCGAAAGGCAGGTCTTCGTGGAAGAGGACCCAGGAGGCTGTGATACGACGGGGCATGGTGGTGGTGCGGTCTCCGACAGGGGGGGTCTAGATGGGACATCCCCGAGTGAACAGACTGGGTCTCGACAGCACGATAACCCCGGCCAGCTCCCCTCCCCAGCACTGAGCCGAGTTTGTCACAACCAGCCCGCTCCCATCCAGTGTCTTGGTGAGAATTTGCCCAACCTTCTCAACGTTGGAGGTGTCCATTCCAACGTGGTCTCCCTGGGGAGTATGGCCCACCCCTGCGACAGGCTGGCGCTCATGGGGGGCATGGAGGGCTTCCTGAAGAGGATGCTCTCTGACAGCCAGACGCCCGACATCAAGACGCTGACGCTGCTGGGCGAGGTGACGGAGTCGGGAGATGTGGCGGAGGCGAGCCTGCTGGCCGTTTCTGAGCAGTACCGCCTGAAGCTGGACGTTGCCTTCTTCAACACGCTAGTGAGGAAAAGAGCCCGAGCAGGAGACTTAAACGGAGCAAAG GCCCTTATTCCCAGGCTGGCTGACAAGGGTTTGACGGCCGATCTTCAGACTTACTGTAGCCTGGCTGTTGGTTGCAGCAGAAAGGAAGATGGACTGCAGCTGCTTTCTGAAATGCAG GCTTCTGGGATCGTTCCTAATGCCCATGTGTACAGCGCCCTCATCAGTAGTGCTTCTAAAAGGCTGGActacatatatttgaaggagaTTCTCAAAAGCATGAAGCACAACAAGGTCGCCCCGACGGAAGTTGTCATACGGCAGCTCGAGTTTGTAGCTCAGTATCCGCAGAAGTACGACAGG TACAAATCAAGAAATACGTACCTGGATAAAATCGATGGTTTCCGAGGTTACTATGCTCACTGGCTCAAGTCGATGCCCGGCCAGGAGACTCCGCATCCTTGGGAAAGGTTTAAAGTGCCAACAGGAGAGCCTGAAGATGTCCGTGAAGAGAAGAATCAGGCCAAAGAGTAA